TACACCATGCAGAGTAACATGTGAAGATCCACACATGTATGGAATATATGAAGCTAGGCATCCTCATGCATGTACCAGCCGCGGAACGCAGCGCCTTTACATTCGAATCAACACCTTACACTATCTCCTTCAACATATCCCTTCCCTTGACAAATCACTCTCCTTGTCCAAAGGAGTCGTTCCTTCGATTCGCCATAGTTTCAAAAATATACAGAGCCCTTTAACAAACAGCAGCAAAAGCACTTCATACTTTGAAACAGCAAACTCTTCCATCTTAGCAGCATGCCAGCACCTCTCAGAAGTTGCATCCTATCGCCTCATATTCTTTGACTCGAACTCTTTCCTCTATGAAACACTCTATGCAGGGGATGTAGCCAGTGCCAGAATCCAACCAGGACTCACTGTTCTCAAGCATAACCTCAAGCTGATGACTGCGATTCTGACCGAAAGAGCCAGAGCACAGGCAAtgaaagagatcatgaaggcaTGCTTTGATGCATTCCTTATGGTCCTGCTTGCTGGTGGAACCTCAAGGATGTTCAATGAGTCAGATTACATTATGATCCAAGAagactttgaaaacttgaaggCTGTGTTCATCAACTGTGGAGAAGGGTTGGTTGGTGATGAAGCAGTGGAGAAAGAGAGTGAGGTAGTTGAAGGGGTTATAGCATTGATGGGGTTGAGCACTGGAGAGTTGATGGAGACTTTGACCAATATTGTGTTAAGTGATGAGGGAAATGGTGTTATTGGACACAAGTTGCCAATGCCTCCAACTACAAGGAAGTGGAGTAGAACTGACCCCAACACAATATTGAGGGTCTTATGCTATAGAAATGATAAAACTGCAAACCATTACTTGAAGAGGACATTCTCAATAGCAAAGAGGAGATAACAGCAAAGGAGGTATGTTAGGCTTTGTTTGGTAATTGTCTCAAACCAACAATATAGATACACTTAGAGACACacaattttttgaaaacaaaaatataaaaataggtAAAATGAAAACAATAAAGATAGAGACAggcatattttttttctctgtCTTGTTTCTGTCTTTATTGTCTAATTCGTCTAagtgtttttatattttatcttaaaaCACTTACCAAACACCGTCATAGTTTCTTTGGATTCAAGTTAAAGGTAAGCAATGATCCATTTTGCTAATCATTGTTGGCGTAAAATGTCTTTACTTCAAAGAAGGAAGCATTTGATGGAATTGTGAGGAAGGGAGAACGAGAGAAGCAAAATTTAGTCAATGTaatttgatgatgattatgCATTTAACCTTAGGAGTTAGCTTGTACAGGATGCAACGATGATCAATAACAATTTCGATTATAAATTGCTGAATAGTGTGATGAGCACATCGTGTATTTTTGTAACCGAAAAAAGGAAACTGAACTACTTGCATGCATGTTGTCATTACTAATTTTAGTGCACCATGTAAACAaaaggctttttttttttttggtgactaaacaaaaagaaacaaagaaaaaaaagaaattatcttAAATCAACAAGCATAAGATGCTGAAGCTCATCACAAGGTTCCGACCAAATAACATGAGTTGGATTGGTCTTGACCGCATATCTCGCCAGTCAATCTGCCACAGCGTTAGCATCACGGGTAATCCATTCAAAATCCACAACCCAAGGTCTTGATAGAAGCTCCTGTATCTTCTGAAGAATATCAACCACATCACAATTTAGCCCATTTGCCGGATTTTTTAAAATGTGCAAAACGTCAAGAGAATCTGTTTCGCACACAATATCTCTCAAGTCATAATCCCAAGCTAAAATCAAACCCCTCCAAACAGCAAAAAACTCACATCTGACGATAGGCTCTGGAGCAAGGTAGCGAAAATCGAGATTTTACATAGAATcggaaaattaattaaaaatcgtAAAGCGTAAAATCGTAAAACGGAACGTAAGATTCTAccaattatataaatttatcaaTATCAATTATAAGAGTAATAtaatatgataaaattaaataatttaaaaaaaatgagaatttaaatttgacaaaagtatcataaataataacataatgataaaataaaaataaagtagcataaatatataataaaatgtaACATTTGTAAAGttcaaagataaaaatataaactaaccACAAGtctgaaattcaaaaataataatatgtaacatcacaaatataaaatagataacataacatcatactaaaaaatataaagactAAAGCAATTTATTAACGTCAAGATCATCATGTTCTCCAACATTTTGATTTTCATTAGGAGGAAAGTTGAGAAGCTCATTGAAAGCATCATCATCAAAAAGAGGAATCTCCAAATTAATCAAAGGACCCCATCTTTACCTCTATCTTCTTGAGGGGCTAAGTTTACATCATTTTGTGTGTCAAATTCTTCCATATTTTCCATCATATTTTCATCTTCCACAATCCATTCTTCATCTGAATCCAAGTCTTCAAGGCTATAATCAGCAGTATTTCTTGATGGCTTTTTCCTTGCCAATCTTGAATTAGTCATCACAAAAACAACATCATTCCTTGTGCTTGTCTTCAAACGATTTCTTCTTTTCGTGTGAACctaataatatcaaaatttacaagaatttatttaatatattaacatatgctaattaaaaaaaatagaattgaataattaactaattctataatttagaaaataaattccTAAGTTAATATCAAATTAAAAGTTTACCATCTCAAAAGCACTCCAATTACGCTCACATCCTGATGAACTACAAGTCAAACTCAAGACACGGATAGCAAACTTTTGAAGTTCTGGATGTTCATCTCCATAAGAATCCCACCATTGTGAGGGTGTTTTAGTTTTGAGAGCATTCTTGGCAACATCTCTACCAAAAAATTTAGCCTTACTCTTGAAATCTTCAAGTTGACTATCAATAATTGTAATGAGTGCAGGATCTCTCACAAGTATATCCAAACAATCATAAAGTCCTTTTTTAACATCATACTCAACCTTAAATTAGGACTATAATGAATTTGTGGATTCAAATAATAGCCTGTAGCATGCAAAGGCCTAAAGAGTTGCTTGTCCCATCTTGCATCAATAATATCCCACAAGGTTTAACtaaagaaaaacatacaaataGTGAATTAgacaattagttaattagtaaataattaaataataaaactgagagaaaaatatttaattactagTTTTATTAGTTCAACACTTTGAAAAGCATCTTTAATCTTTTCTTTAGCACGATCAATTTCAGAATACATATATCCCATAGCTGCCTTACCCTCTGAATCCACTATACGAAGCACATGAAGAAGAGGATAAGCACATCTCAAGCAATGGATAATGTTTCCCCAAAATGTTTTatccaaaatattttcaatgttTTTTCCATCTCTTGTCTTTGAGCACTTGCTTTCCTTCCATTCATCCGAGATGAACATTCTATTGGATTCTTCTTCTCATTAAGACTACCCAAAGTAAGGTAGGACGTAGCAAATCGCGTCATACCTGGTCTCACCAATCTCTTCCTTTGGTGTGCTGTTGTAAAAGGGAAATTAGAGAAGTCCTAGAATATAAGTTAGCTTTCTTCTTTGGGCAATGGTGTCTTTGTGAAGATCTAGCTTCTTCTCAAAATCTTCAAGCATCAAATCAATGCAATGAGCACAAGGAGTCCAATAAAGATTCTTTCTCTTTTCATTAACATTTGTCCTGCCTTTTTGTAGTTAGCTGCATTATCAGTTACAACTTGAACCA
The genomic region above belongs to Arachis stenosperma cultivar V10309 chromosome 5, arast.V10309.gnm1.PFL2, whole genome shotgun sequence and contains:
- the LOC130981575 gene encoding uncharacterized protein LOC130981575; the encoded protein is MFISDEWKESKCSKTRDGKNIENILDKTFWGNIIHCLRCAYPLLHVLRIVDSEGKAAMGYMYSEIDRAKEKIKDAFQSVELIKLVEYDVKKGLYDCLDILVRDPALITIIDSQLEDFKSKAKFFGRDVAKNALKTKTPSQWWDSYGDEHPELQKFAIRVLSLTCSSSGCERNWSAFEMVHTKRRNRLKTSTRNDVVFVMTNSRLARKKPSRNTADYSLEDLDSDEEWIVEDENMMENMEEFDTQNDVNLAPQEDRDSLDVLHILKNPANGLNCDVVDILQKIQELLSRPWVVDFEWITRDANAVAD